The Vicinamibacterales bacterium genome contains the following window.
GATGGCGACGAGCGCCGCCGGCAGTATGCTTCTGCGACCCATTCACTTCATTAAACCACCATGCTGAAAGACCTTCGACACGCCGTCCGCATGCTGCTGCAGGCCAAGGGGTGGACCGCAGTGGTCGTTCTGTCGCTGGCGCTCGGCATCGGCGCCAACACGGCGCTGTTCAGCGCGGTGAACGGGATGCTGCTCACGCAGGTGAACGTCCGCGAGCCCGACACGCTGGTGCGCCTGCGCTGGCACGGGAAGCGCAACGACATGATGACGAGCTCGAGCGAGTACGGGTTCGTCAAGCGGCCGCAGGGCATCCGGATGCAGACGACGTTCTCGTATCCGATGTATCAGCAGTTCGTGGCCGACAACAAGACGATGTCGGACCTGTTCGCGTGCGCCCCCTACGGCCGGCTCAATCTGGTGGCCGACGGCCAGGCGGAGCTGGCGACTGCGTTCATCACCACTGGCAACTACTACCAGCTGCTCGGCGTGAACGCGCGCCTCGGCCGCACGATCATCCCGGACGACGACCGGCCGACCGCCCCCCCGGTGATCGTGATCAGCTCGAAGTACTGGCATACCCGCTTCGGCACCGATCCCGGCGTGCTCGGCAAGCACGTCACCGTCAACGGCGTAGCGGCGACCATCGTCGGCGTGTTGCCGCCGGACTTCACCGGCGTGCAGCAGCCGCTCGCCGAGCTGCCGGATCTCGGCGTGCCGATGTCGATGCAGCCGCAGCTCGACACGCTCAATACCGGCCCGTCGCGGCTCACGCAGCCGACCTACTGGTGGCTGCAGATCATGGGGCGCCTCAAGCCGGGTGTGACGGCGGAACAGGTCACCGGCAATCTCGAAGGCGTGTTCCAGAGCTCGGCGCGCGCCGGCATGGACAGCTACCTCGAGTCGCTGACCGAGACGGAGCGCGCGACCGCGTCGAATCAGAACCGGACCGAGATTCCCCGCCTGCTGGTCGAGTCCGGCGCGCGCGGCATCTACGATCCGAACACCAACGAAACGCGCGCCCTCACCATTCTCAGCGTCGTCGTCGCGCTGGTCCTGCTGATCGTCTGCGCCAACGTCGCGAACCTGCTGCTGTCGCGCGCGACCACGCGGCAGAAGGAACTGTCGGTCCGGCTTTCCCTTGGCGCCACGCGCTGGCGGCTGGTGCGGCAACTGCTGACGGAGAGCCTGCTGCTCGCGGCGCTCGGCGGCGCGCTCGGGGTGCTGGTCGGCTACTGGGGCAAGCAGCTGCTGCCCGGCCCGCCCGGGCAGGTGCTGCCCTTCAACTGGCGCATCCTGGTGTTCGTCGCGGCGGTCAGCATGATCACCGGCGTCCTCTTCGGCATCGCGCCGGCGCTGCGCGGAACCGGCGTCAACGTCAACGCCGCGCTCAAGGAGACCAGCCGCAGCGTGGTCGGCAGCCGCAGCGTGCTCGGCAAGGCGCTCCTGGTCGTCCAGGTCGCGATCTCGCTGGTGCTGCTCGTCGGCGCGGGGCTGTTCCTCCGCACGCTCAGCAACCTGCGGCACGTCGACGTCGGATTCAATCCGCAGAACCTGCTGCTCTTCCGCGTCAACCCGGCATTGAACCGCTACGACGAGAAGAAGATGCAGACGCTCTACCGCACCATGCTCGAGCGATTCAATGCCGTCCCCGGCGTGCGTGGCGCGGCCATGTCACAGCCGGCGCTGCTCTCGGGCAGCGTCAATTCGACCGGCATCTTCGTCCACGGGCGGAGCTACGATCGCGGCCGCAACGTCGACCACAACAACAGCATCAACCGGCTCGTGGTCTCGCCGAACTTCTTCGACGTGATGGGGATCCCGATCGTCAACGGCCGCGCCCTCACCGATCGCGACGACGCCGCCGCGCCGAAGGTGGTCGT
Protein-coding sequences here:
- a CDS encoding ABC transporter permease, giving the protein MLKDLRHAVRMLLQAKGWTAVVVLSLALGIGANTALFSAVNGMLLTQVNVREPDTLVRLRWHGKRNDMMTSSSEYGFVKRPQGIRMQTTFSYPMYQQFVADNKTMSDLFACAPYGRLNLVADGQAELATAFITTGNYYQLLGVNARLGRTIIPDDDRPTAPPVIVISSKYWHTRFGTDPGVLGKHVTVNGVAATIVGVLPPDFTGVQQPLAELPDLGVPMSMQPQLDTLNTGPSRLTQPTYWWLQIMGRLKPGVTAEQVTGNLEGVFQSSARAGMDSYLESLTETERATASNQNRTEIPRLLVESGARGIYDPNTNETRALTILSVVVALVLLIVCANVANLLLSRATTRQKELSVRLSLGATRWRLVRQLLTESLLLAALGGALGVLVGYWGKQLLPGPPGQVLPFNWRILVFVAAVSMITGVLFGIAPALRGTGVNVNAALKETSRSVVGSRSVLGKALLVVQVAISLVLLVGAGLFLRTLSNLRHVDVGFNPQNLLLFRVNPALNRYDEKKMQTLYRTMLERFNAVPGVRGAAMSQPALLSGSVNSTGIFVHGRSYDRGRNVDHNNSINRLVVSPNFFDVMGIPIVNGRALTDRDDAAAPKVVVINEAAARKYFPNANPVGQRFGSSIETTNQLEIVGVLKDVKYNEVREPSPPTMYVPYPQTRLGSAVFEVRTATAPAGVMNSLREIGRQIDPNLPLTDVSTQIEQVERRFAQEKLFAQAYTLFGALALLIASIGLFGLMSYSVSRRTNEIGIRMALGAQRQDVLRLVMRESMILVALGVAVGVGIALSASSLVTALLFGLPPRDPWTLVTAIAVMAAVSGLAGYLPARRASRVDPMVALHYE